The DNA region CGTGTCTTCGCTGTTCGACGTGAAAACTCAGGCCGAAGGTGAGTTGGAGATCCTGCAATCGCGGACGGTGGTCGATCAGGCGGTGAATAACCTGCGTCTCTACATCGATGCGCGGCCACGTTATTTCCCGCTGATCGGCTGGCGTGTCGCCGACAACGCGAAATCGCTCTCCATTCCGGGCCTGATGGGGTGGGGGGGATTCTGCTGGGGAAACGAATCGATTGACGTGCGTGAATTCGACGTGCCGAAAGAACTGGAAGGCGAACGCTTTCGGCTAACGCTGCTCGGGAACCAGCGCTTCCGATTGACGCAGTCCGACCTAGACTCGCCGATCGAAGGCATCGTTGGCAAGCCACTGGACATCGAGCAGAGCGTCGGCCATCTTCACCTGCTCATCGCAGGCGTGCACGCGAAGCCGGGCGCCGCATTCTATCTGACTCGCGAATCGAAGCTCAAGACACTGACCGATCTGCAGCAAAGGCTCAATATGCAGCAGAAAGGCAAGCAAAGCGACATCATCACCGGCACGCTGCGTGGCGGCGATCCGCAGCAGATATCAGAAATTCTCAATGAGATAGGAGATGCGTACGTCGCACAAAACGTGAAGCGGAAAACTGCTGAAGCGGACAAGTCATCGCAGTTTCTTGAAGCCTTGTTGCCGGCACTGAAGCATGACCTCGAAGTCGCGGAGAAACGATACAACGCTATGCGCAACCAGAGCGGTACGTTTGATGTTAGCGTCGAGGCGCAAACCTATCTACAACAAAGCGTCGTCGCACAAAGCGGCCTGCTCGACCTGCAGCAGAAGCGCGCCGATCTCGCAACACGATACGCGCCGTCTCATCCTGCCATTGTTGCACTCGACCAGCAGATCGATGCGATGAAAGCCAAGGTGAGCGACGTGAATGACCGCATGAAGCTCTTGCCGAATCGCCAGCAGGATGCGGTGTCGCTGATGCGCGACGTGCAGGTCGCTCAAGACATCTACGTCGGAACGCTAAACAACATCCAGCAGTTGAAACTAGTTGCGGCGGGCAAGGTCGCCAGTGTTCGTCAGGTAGACGAAGCACGCGTCCCGGAAGAGCCGGTATCGCCGAAGAGGCCACTTTTTATCGGGCTTGCGGCAATCGCGGGTCTGATGCTCGGCATCGGCACCGCGTTTGTTCGGGAGATGCTATACGGCGGTGTCACAGACGCGCAGGACATCGAGCGTTACGCAGGCCTCAATGTATATGGCGCGATTCCCTTTTCGCAGGCTCAAAAATCGCTGAACGCGGGCATGCAATCAGGCAGGCCGGGCAAGTATCTGCTCGCTGAATCGAATCCAGACGAGCCATCAATTGAAAGTCTGCGTAGTCTGCGCACCGCGTTGAGCTTCGCGATGCTCGAAGCGCCGAACAATCGTTTGCTGCTGACCGGCCCTGCACCGGGTATAGGTAAGTCGTTCATCTCCGCCAACCTCGCCAGCGTGCTTTGTGGTGGCAACAAGCGGGTGCTGCTCGTCGACGCGGACATGCGGCGCGGTCACCTGCATCAGTATTTCGGCAGGGAACGTGGTCAGGGCCTGTCAAATGTGCTTGCTGGCCACTCCGCCGCCGAGACCGTCATTCAGCGCGAGGTGTCGCCGGGTCTCGATCTGCTGACGACTGGCAGCATTCCACCCAATGCGTCGGAGCTTCTATTAAGCGATAGGATGAACAGTCTTATGGAATTGCTTGGCTCGCGATATGACATGGTAGTCATTGATACGCCGCCAGTGCTAGCGGTCTCTGACACTCCGACAATGGCTGCCATCGCTGGTACGGTTTTCCTCGTTGCACGCTTTCAAAAGACGGCGATCGGTGAGATCAGTGAGAGCGCGCGACGACTGCAACGCGCAAACGCGTCACTCAAGGGCGTGATATTCAATGGTGTAGATGCGCGCGCATTTGGATATCGATCGAAGTATGGCGCATATCGCTACATTGCTTATCAGTATCAGAAGACGAAGAGGTGAAATCATGAACGGAGTGCGCGCGAAGCGGCGTCGGGCTCTGCCCTTCCTTTGGTTGCTTCTCGGAGGCGGCGCGATCGCGTGTCTCTTCGCCGCGCTCTATCACGGTGATGCCGAGACGTTGACCGTCTGTCTTCTGCTGCTTGTCGCCGCGAGCATCTGGTGGATCAAGGCCGATAGCGAGTTGCTCCGCCTATGGCGGCTGTTCGCGCTTGCGTATTTTTGCGTGCTGCCAGCAGGCCAGTTGATCGCACGCGATGAAATCTATTTGACGCTCTTACCCGAACAAAACTCCGCGACGATCACGTGGTTTGTGTTGAACATCGCCGGAATCTGGGTGATGAACTTTTGGCTTCTCGCGATGCGTCGCAAGTGCAGGGCGTCCGCCGCGATGGCCGCCATGTGTCCATCCGCCGCCGTCGTGAGTCGCTGGGTATATGGATATGCGGTGCTCGCTCTGGCTGCACTCGCGTTCATCTACCTGAAGCTCGGCGGCTATGCTCAGATCGTACAGCTTTACGCGGATCGTCTCGAAACGTCGGTGACAACAAATGATCCCTTAGAGGGGCTCGGCGTCGTGCAGGCGTTCGCCAATACCGCCCCACTGTGGGTTTTTGTGTGTGTCACCCTCAGGCCGTGGCGCAGCCGTTTGATAAGGATTGTTGCATTCGTCCAACTGATCGTGCTTGGATGGCTATCGTCCGGTGTGTTCGGCAACAGACAAGGCATTGTGTTTGTCGTGCTGTTCGCCTGCCTCATCTATCACACGTTCGTTGTGCGCATCAGCCGTCGTGCAGCGAAGATCATTGGCATTTGTGTCGCCGCTGGTGGTCTGGCAATGCTCCCACTGAAGTTTGGCATCGACTATTCGCAGATTGGAAGTTTGTCGAAAAACTTCGCAGACCAGCGGATGCTCCAGTTGTCGATGGGGCCGCTTAGCTTTTTCCTGTTTCGCGATCTCTCACGTTTCGACGTGCAAGTACAGGCACTCGATTCGGTGTCGAAGCCTGGCTACACACTAGCCATGGGCCGAAGCTTGGTTGGCGGGATGGCGGCAATTGTCCCGAAGGCAATCTGGAAAGACAAGCCTGAAACCTTCGCTCGCGAGAAGAGCGATATTGTTCGAGAAACAGAGACCAACCAGTCCGACGAGACGACACTGCTGTTTGGAATGCCGGGGGAGTTTCTCGTTAATTTCGGCATATTTGGTTATCTTCTGTCGTTCATCGTACTGGCATGGATGATCGCGAAGATCACGATGATGGGGGGCGGATCAAGCTGGCGATGGATGCCCGTCAAGATTGTGTCGTATCCACTGCCTTTCCTGTTTCTTCTGTTCGACTCGAACGTCCTTGCTTACTACGAAATGCGATGGATCGTGTTATTCGCTTTTCCAATGGCGCTGCTGCTCAGACAAAAGAAGGTGCGGATCATGCCGCTTTCATCGAAAGGCAGGGGTGCGCGTTGAAGATAGTCCACGTAGTTGAAACTTGGGTGGGTGGTATCTCGAGTTACGTGACAGCGCTGATGATCGAACAGCGCAGTTACGGGCACAACGTAGTGCTTGTATGCGACCCACACAACATGGACGCGGCAAGGTTCGAAGTTGATGGCATTAACGTCGTGCCTTACCGGTCTAGTCGCAATCCACTCAGGTTCGTCAGTATCTCGTGCGCAATACGCAAGACTATCAAGATGCTACATGCGGACGTGATTCACTGTCATAGCTCCTATCCGGGCGTATATGTACGTCTCGGCTCGTTCGGTGAAGCGAAGGTGCTGTATACACCGCACGCGTGGTCCTTTATGAAGAAGGACATCTCGCGCATGACCGCGTTCGCCTTCGCGATGATTGAGAAATGGCTGGCGCGACGTTGCACGCGGATTCTCTGCATGTCGTTTGACGAAGTGCGTGCGGCAAACAAGTATGGTATTGAGCAGGACAAGCTCGAACTTGTATATACGGGCATCCCGACAGACATGGCGGCTGAGCAAATCGACACCGATACGGAGGCGGTCGGACACTCTGCTCGGCATATACATGTTGGCTATTTCGGTCGACTCGACTATCAAAAGGGCTTTGACATTCTCGTCGACGCTTTGCCACTACTCAAGGATCACCTGCAGGTCCACGTGTTCGGGACCGCAGTACGCGGCGGCGTGGCGATGCCAGACGGAACCCCGTGCGTTACGTATCACGGGTGGGTTGGCCCGGAAGAGGCGGGGCGAGCGATGCGGAAGATGGATGCGATCGTAGTTCCGTCACGCTGGGAAGGACTCGCGCTTGTACCGATCGAAGCTATGCGAGCTGGCAAGGTGCTGGTCGTATCGAGCGAGAGTTCGCTGCCGGAGCAGGTCATTCATGGTTACAACGGTCTAATGCTGCGCCAACTCACGGGTGCTTGCCTTGCCGAGCAACTTAACTCACTGTCCATTGACGAATGTCGTCGCATGGGCGCGAATTCGCGCCACGTATTCGATCAGGCGTTTAGTGCAGAAAAGTTTTTCAAGTCCTTGATGAATTACTATGAGAGTGCCTGATATCTATCTGTTGCACGCGTACAGCTCGCGAAACAGTGGCGATGGGCTGTTGGTTAAATTGAGCTTGCGCGCTATTCGCGAGGCCGGTTTCAAGCAGATCGTCACTGTCGTGTGTCTGGATCCGGCGTCATTCATCGGCTATCTTGACGATTCGAAAATCAGCCTGATTTCACTAGGTCAGTTCGTTATACGAACGATGACGCATGCGTGGCGCCGGCGCGGCGCGATATTCTTCGGTGTCGGCGGCGGCTATTTGCGCGCTGGTACATGGAAAGAAGGCTGCAAGACGCTAACTGCGCATGGATTGCAGATTGTCTGCGCATCCTTATGGGGCCCCCGCGTGCGGATCTATCTCCCGCAAAGCGTCGGACCTTTTTCGACGGGGCCGGGCTGGGTGCTCAAGTGGCTCGTGCGCCATCATGTCGATACCATCTTCCTGCGCGACGACAAGAGCGTGCGTGAACTGAGTCATCGGCATGCGGTGCGGATCGGCGATCTTGTCGTGCTGGAAATAAGCAAGCGGCCGCATGCGTTGCAACTCGCGGCCGGAAAATCTTTCACATCCAGTGCGCGACGCAAGGTATATTTTGTATTTCGCGACTTGGGTGAGAAGCCGTACGCGGACGCCTATATTGCGAAGCTGCGGCATCTGATCGCACTGACGCCGGACGCAAGCCTCGCCCTACAGAGCGCGGGGCGTGGGAATAGCGATGACGTGTTCTATCACCACGTGCTCGGCGACGACTCGGCGCCTGCGCTGCGCGATGTAATCCGGGACGAGGATGCGATCGTCGTGTCCGTGCGGCTGCATGGGAGTCTCGAAAGTGTGCTTGGCGGGCTGCCAAGCATTCATATCGCATACGAGCGAAAAGGGCAGGCTGCGTATGGCGACCTCGGCGTGTCTGAATACGCGTTCCATGCGGAAAGCTTCGATCCCAATGCTGTTGCTTCTGCAGTTGAAGAACTCCGGTGTAACCCGGCCCCTTTTTGGCAGAAGTTGGCTAGCTCATCGGCGAATCGTTACGCGGAACTCGTGAAGGTGCTCCAGGACGAAAGCAGCCCGTCCGTAACACTTCTGATTGATGGTAACTTCCAGAAGGTCGGCGATCAGATATATAGCCCACACATGGGACATCGCAAGTTTGCGGCGCGCTTCACGGAGAGCTTCGCAAAGGTGAGGATCGCGGCCCGGTCGTTTCCGGTGCTGCACGCACGGGGCGAACTCGTTACCGGTACAGGCGTGCAATTCATTGATCTTGGCGATCCACGCGGCGTCAAGGCGTGGATCACACAGTTGCCGCAGCTGGTGTGGGGTATCTGGAATGTGATTCGCACTGCGGATCTGCTGGTATTGCGATTTCCGGGAAATCTTTCGCTGCTAGCGATGTTGCTGTGTCACGCGAGATGCAGGCCGTTTTCCGCGGAGATCGTTGCCGATCCGGCCGACTATTTCAGCGATTCAGCTTCGCGTCATCCACTCCGCCGTATCGCCCGCTGGGTACATTGCTGGGCTACGCGTCATGCGGCCAAGTACGGACGGACTGTGCGCTATGTAACAGACAGCGCGTTGCAGATAGCATATCCACCACGAACGCAGGCACGATCATTCGGTTTCAGTGATGTGTATCTCCCTGCCGAGTTGTTTGACCGCTGCGACGATGCGTGCAACGTGCACGACGACGGGGGTGTATTCCGCATCGTCAATGTCGCAATGATGCACAACGAAAGCAAGGGCCACGGGATTTTGCTACACGCGGTGGCTGCGCTGCGTGAACGAGCGCTGAATATCGAACTCACGCTTGTCGGCGATGGTGTGTTACGCAAAGATTTTCAACAATTGGCAGTGCGACTTGGCCTTAGTGATGTTGTGCGTTTCGCGGGTGCATTGAATGGGGACGATGTGCTCAGCACTGTGAGCCGACATGAACTCTTCGTTCTGCCGTCGCTACAGGAAGGCATGCCGAGAGCGCTGCTCGAAGCCATGGCGGTTGGGGTTCCGGTCATAGCGACACGCGTAGGCGGCGTTGCAGAGGTGCTTGATCCCCAGAGTCTAGTGGCGCCAGCTGACATTGGCGCGTTGACAGAAAGAATCGCGAGCGCCTTGACGGATGTGAAATGGCGTGAGCAGCAGAAACAACGGCAGCGCGAAGTGGTGCGGCGGTTTTGCTATACGGAGTTGCAAGCGCATTACAGCCGCTATTGCGAGGCACTGAAAGCGCATGGCTGACATGAATCGAGATGTAGTCTACGTAATGCTCGCGTCGGCATTGCCCGCCTTCGGAAATTTCGTAGCGGTAGCACTTGCGCTGCGTTATCTAGACGCGGTGTGGCTGGGTAAATCGTACGCGCTGTTGGCATTCTTTTTCGTCGCAATCGACCTTTTTAATTTCGGATCGCCTCGGATCTTCACTGTCGAGAAAGTGCGATCGCGCGTATCCACATTGATTTTCCTTGATTGCATCAGCGCGGTGGGTTCGACGGTGGTGTTCTCGGTTTTTGGCACGCTGTTCGCGCATTACGGTGTATTTGCGAGCACGCAGCTTGGCGTGCCGATGGTGCTGGCGCCGATGTGTTATGGGTTGTCGCACTACGCGCTAGGCGTTATGCGGTTTTACAGGCGCAGCGGCACCGTCTGCGTGATCTCGACGGTATCCGCGGTCAGTCGAGTGCTGATCGTCGTATTGCTGATCAAGAAACGCTCTCTCGATCCATTTCTCCCAGATCTGCTGTTGTTTGTGGAAACCATCTATGGGGCGATGTTACTGATCGCGTATCTGCACTCGACGCGTCGCGGGCCTCCGCGCGGATCTGAATTCTTCCGCCCTGAAGCGGAACATTTCAATTTCCGCACTTTTGGATATCAGACGTTCTTCTGGGAGAATCGCAAAGAGATTCTAGGTAGTTGGTACGGGAATGCGATCTTTTCTGGGGCGAAGCACATAGACATAGTGATCGTCAATTTGATCCTCGGGCCGGGGGCGGGATCGTTGTATCGCGGCGTGAAGAGCGTGCACAACCTCGCCTTTAATTGTGGCCAAGGCGTAGCCCTTGTTCTTACCGGTGGATT from Paraburkholderia caribensis includes:
- a CDS encoding glycosyltransferase, whose amino-acid sequence is MDRVIRFSNGAAAQTKEGADHAAFIERQGCALKIVHVVETWVGGISSYVTALMIEQRSYGHNVVLVCDPHNMDAARFEVDGINVVPYRSSRNPLRFVSISCAIRKTIKMLHADVIHCHSSYPGVYVRLGSFGEAKVLYTPHAWSFMKKDISRMTAFAFAMIEKWLARRCTRILCMSFDEVRAANKYGIEQDKLELVYTGIPTDMAAEQIDTDTEAVGHSARHIHVGYFGRLDYQKGFDILVDALPLLKDHLQVHVFGTAVRGGVAMPDGTPCVTYHGWVGPEEAGRAMRKMDAIVVPSRWEGLALVPIEAMRAGKVLVVSSESSLPEQVIHGYNGLMLRQLTGACLAEQLNSLSIDECRRMGANSRHVFDQAFSAEKFFKSLMNYYESA
- a CDS encoding polysaccharide biosynthesis tyrosine autokinase, which encodes MNKQSDLMVEDHTDEHDDLIRYLDILIAGRWLIASVLAAVVLLGGAYSFLARPTYEADIMIQVEEDNPTSASSLLGDVSSLFDVKTQAEGELEILQSRTVVDQAVNNLRLYIDARPRYFPLIGWRVADNAKSLSIPGLMGWGGFCWGNESIDVREFDVPKELEGERFRLTLLGNQRFRLTQSDLDSPIEGIVGKPLDIEQSVGHLHLLIAGVHAKPGAAFYLTRESKLKTLTDLQQRLNMQQKGKQSDIITGTLRGGDPQQISEILNEIGDAYVAQNVKRKTAEADKSSQFLEALLPALKHDLEVAEKRYNAMRNQSGTFDVSVEAQTYLQQSVVAQSGLLDLQQKRADLATRYAPSHPAIVALDQQIDAMKAKVSDVNDRMKLLPNRQQDAVSLMRDVQVAQDIYVGTLNNIQQLKLVAAGKVASVRQVDEARVPEEPVSPKRPLFIGLAAIAGLMLGIGTAFVREMLYGGVTDAQDIERYAGLNVYGAIPFSQAQKSLNAGMQSGRPGKYLLAESNPDEPSIESLRSLRTALSFAMLEAPNNRLLLTGPAPGIGKSFISANLASVLCGGNKRVLLVDADMRRGHLHQYFGRERGQGLSNVLAGHSAAETVIQREVSPGLDLLTTGSIPPNASELLLSDRMNSLMELLGSRYDMVVIDTPPVLAVSDTPTMAAIAGTVFLVARFQKTAIGEISESARRLQRANASLKGVIFNGVDARAFGYRSKYGAYRYIAYQYQKTKR
- a CDS encoding glycosyltransferase, which produces MRVPDIYLLHAYSSRNSGDGLLVKLSLRAIREAGFKQIVTVVCLDPASFIGYLDDSKISLISLGQFVIRTMTHAWRRRGAIFFGVGGGYLRAGTWKEGCKTLTAHGLQIVCASLWGPRVRIYLPQSVGPFSTGPGWVLKWLVRHHVDTIFLRDDKSVRELSHRHAVRIGDLVVLEISKRPHALQLAAGKSFTSSARRKVYFVFRDLGEKPYADAYIAKLRHLIALTPDASLALQSAGRGNSDDVFYHHVLGDDSAPALRDVIRDEDAIVVSVRLHGSLESVLGGLPSIHIAYERKGQAAYGDLGVSEYAFHAESFDPNAVASAVEELRCNPAPFWQKLASSSANRYAELVKVLQDESSPSVTLLIDGNFQKVGDQIYSPHMGHRKFAARFTESFAKVRIAARSFPVLHARGELVTGTGVQFIDLGDPRGVKAWITQLPQLVWGIWNVIRTADLLVLRFPGNLSLLAMLLCHARCRPFSAEIVADPADYFSDSASRHPLRRIARWVHCWATRHAAKYGRTVRYVTDSALQIAYPPRTQARSFGFSDVYLPAELFDRCDDACNVHDDGGVFRIVNVAMMHNESKGHGILLHAVAALRERALNIELTLVGDGVLRKDFQQLAVRLGLSDVVRFAGALNGDDVLSTVSRHELFVLPSLQEGMPRALLEAMAVGVPVIATRVGGVAEVLDPQSLVAPADIGALTERIASALTDVKWREQQKQRQREVVRRFCYTELQAHYSRYCEALKAHG